A part of Aspergillus flavus chromosome 5, complete sequence genomic DNA contains:
- a CDS encoding MFS siderochrome iron transporter MirB: MAIGDRFQNLVGRQTPNDTHEAPTVEDIETPVTINAAPYDKEAGTGSPENKTASSDDNISLPHEDAQRGVKDIEAVTLAWSKATLATFLILIWIYTLANGFRSSILASLTPYATSDFQSHSLLTVIEIVASAMTSAVYIPMAKMLDVWGRAEGFLLMLGFATLGLILMAASNNLPTFCAAQVFQSVGLGGMTYSVNVLSADVTNLRNRGLAFAFVSSPWMITAFAGSKAAEEFLVHVNWRWGFGSFAIIIPAVAMPLYVVLKVNLRKAKQKGLVNHERSGRTLVQNIIHYLIQFDFANILLLTVPGVILFAAGLTVFLLPFTLARSAPEGWKTDYIIAMIVVGFVVLLLFAAYQVYLAPVPFLKHTYLLNRTVLGACLLDFVYQMSYYCWNSYFTSFLQVVNNLTVAEAGYVNSTFQVVSGVLLFIVGYLIRKTGYFRWLLLIGVPLYIFAQGLMIHFRQPNGYIGYIVMCEIFISVGGSVFTLCMQLAVLAAVDHQHVAAAMAILFVSGGIGGAVGNAISGAIWTNTFESSLARYLPESALPSLASIYASLPVQLSYAVNSPERIAIQKAYGYSQTRMLAAGTGLMALAFVAVFMIRNLNLKNMTQTKGVVF, translated from the exons ATGGCAATCGGGGATAGGTTTCAAAATCTTGTTGGGCGCCAGACGCCTAATGACACTCATGAGGCTCCCACCgtggaagatatcgaaaCTCCGGTAACCATCAATGCAGCTCCATACGACAAGGAAGCTGGCACCGGCTCACCTGAAAATAAGACGGCAAGCAGTGATGATAATATATCATTACCGCACGAAGACGCACAGCGTGGTGTCAAGGATATCGAGGCCGTGACTCTAGCATGGTCAAAGGCAACGCTGGCTACCTTCCTGATACT CATCTGGATTTACACCCTGGCTAATGGATTCAGGTCCTCAATCCTCGCTAGCTTGACACCATATGCTACCAGTGATTTCCAGTCTCATTCCCTGTTGACTGTAATCGAAATTGTAGCAAGTGCCATGACATCGGCAGTGTATATCCCTATGGCGAAGATGCTGGACGTCTGGGGCCGTGCTGAAGGCTTCCTCCTTATGCTGGGCTTCGCCACTTTGGGCCTAATTCTTATGGCAGCGTCCAACAACCTTCCTACCTTCTGCGCAGCACAG GTATTCCAATCAGTTGGACTTGGAGGCATGACTTATAGCGTGAATGTCCTCTCAGCCGACGTAACCAACCTGAGAAATCGAGGGTTGGCGTTCGCTTTCGTCTCATCACCATGGATGATCACTGCGTTTGCAGGAtccaaagcagcagaagaatTCTTAGTACACGTGAACTGGCGATGGGGTTTCGGCAGCTTTGCCATCATTATACCTGCGGTCGCCATGCCCTTATACGTGGTGTTGAAGGTCAACCTTCGTAAGGCTAAGCAGAAAGGCCTCGTAAATCACGAGAGAAGTGGCCGAACCCTGGTACAGAACATAATACACTACCTTATACAGTTCGATT TTGCTAACATCCTCTTGCTAACAGTGCCGGGTGTCATCCTGTTCGCTGCTGGTCTTACCGTGTTTCTACTCCCATTCACACTAGCCCGGTCAGCTCCGGAGGGCTGGAAGACAGACTACATTATCGCCATGATTGTAGTCGGCTTTGTcgtcctccttctcttcgccgCCTATCAGGTATACCTGGCTCCCGTGCCATTCCTGAAACATACCTACCTACTCAACCGGACCGTCCTGGGCGCATGCCTTCTCGACTTCGTATACCAAATGTCCTACTACTGCTGGAACAGCTACTTCACGTCTTTCCTCCAAGTGGTCAACAACCTAACCGTCGCCGAGGCCGGATACGTCAACAGCACATTCCAGGTCGTCTCCGGCGTGctcctcttcatcgtcggctaCCTGATCCGCAAAACAGGCTACTTCCGCTGGCTCCTGCTCATCGGTGTGCCTCTCTACATCTTCGCCCAAGGCCTCATGATCCACTTCCGCCAACCAAACGGATACATCGGCTACATCGTCATGTGCGAGATCTTCATCTCCGTCGGCGGTAGCGTTTTCACCCTCTGCATGCAGCTCGCCGTCCTAGCCGCCGTCGACCACCAACACGTCGCCGCCGCAATGGCCATTCTATTCGTGTCCGGTGGCATCGGTGGTGCCGTGGGCAATGCCATCTCCGGCGCCATCTGGACAAACACCTTTGAGAGCTCCCTTGCGCGCTATCTCCCTGAGTCCGCGCTGCCGAGCCTGGCCAGCATCTATGCCAGTTTGCCGGTGCAGCTGAGCTATGCTGTTAATAGTCCTGAGAGAATTGCTATTCAGAAGGCGTATGGTTATTCGCAGACGAGAATGTTGGCCGCGGGAACGGGGCTGATGGCGCTTGCCTTCGTCGCGGTTTTCATGATCCGGAACTTGAATCTGAAGAATATGACGCAGACCAAGGGTGTTGTGTTCTGA
- a CDS encoding multidrug/pheromone exporter, ABC superfamily (ABC multidrug transporter, putative), producing MRRATSFGRLLVYGNPSSSDLALLLVGFITSIASGIPFPIMSIVFGQLVDGLNSSTCNVTPSNADSYQAGINDKILLIVYIGIAYFALIYIYVLCWNLSGERLAQRLREKYFSAILRQDAAFFDNLPAGEVSSRITGEIAVIQQGSSEKVGIVINSIAFFITAYIVAFIKDPKLAGMLVSLTPAYLIMSIGGGYFVQKFFGRALEGMAKASSVALEAFSNTMVVQAFSANARLEEKFVEVLHPALSAGVWKSIAAATQAGLLYFIAFSANGLAFWQGSRQIADAVESGGDGITVGNTFTVILILVDASLILSQAAPFLQSFDAAAVAFGKLEADIDHPTTIDGTTEDTGRVLPEVTGNVELRNVSFKFPSRPDKPVLQDLSLSCPAGQQTAIVGLSGSGKSTVAGLITRFYNVDEGAVLLDGHDVKDLNVRSVRSHISLVQQEPCLLDRSILENIALGLINSPRHDHLHSILMGSVLADVAAAVRDGKDLVSASLEHGDGAREIVELVLHAALLADANGFIERLKEGFGTQVGSKGNLISGGQKQRISLARALVKDPRILILDEATASLDSATEARIQEALDNVAIGRTVITIAHRLSTIRNADNIIVMRQGKLVEQGTHQQLLEANGAYAELVRLQNLNVHGGQDDEETEVSSARSGSLVPIVSEKTGALETSVTDAIDEEKTKPAKTAEPESAIEEKRSFGSTVGSMGSLFRPYTFVLILAIAGAVIIGGTYCGSSVIFGNVVGKLSGCEEPDSIRHAGELFGLMFFVLAIVEFLANFLSWSLFGWVAEQVIYKVRILSLRSILEQDLAWHESANRNPSLLLSFITKDSSALGGLTGSVVCTILSVLVSLVATITMTHIIAWKIALVCLSVIPLLLGAGYMRVTTLASFEERHLEAFANSVGITVEAVNSIKTIMSLSLEHEVLGTYRRSLSAPMRQITRQSAWANLWLAVGYGLSNFLYALAYWWGSKRIIAGEYTQTQFFIVQLALLVSSQLWGQMFALAPDVSRAFQATRRLLNLLDLGSTKKLSAPLQLLRDVEATAPPREKRSSSESRDGISVVFKQVRFSYPARPDTRVLHGLDLSVQPGQFAALVGPSGAGKSTIISLVERLYGPDSGTIEVDGHNIAYSDGSFRDDIAYVPQQSVLFEGTIRFNLTLGARPGQTVSQSELEEACKLANIHDTIMQLPDGYDAYCGPSGDRLSGGQKQRLAIARALIRKPKLLLLDESTSALDAESERLLQDGLEKATKHMTVIAIAHRLYTIRKADVIFLIEDGRCVDRGTHAQLIERSESYRVNALNQAVDG from the exons ATGCGTCGTGCCACCTCGTTCGGTCGTTTGCTGGTCTACGGCAACCCCTCGTCGTCCGACCTagccctcctcctcgtcggctTTATCACTTCAATTGCCTCTGGGATTCCCTTTCCTATTATGTCGATTGTTTTTGGACAGCTAGTGGATGGACTCAACTCGTCAACGTGCAACGTCACCCCCTCCAACGCCGACTCCTACCAAGCGGGCATCAATGACAAAATCCTGTTGATCGTATACATTGGTATCGCCTATTTCGCTCTCATCTACATCTACGTCCTCTGTTGGAATCTCTCCGGCGAGCGCCTAGCCCAGCGTCTGCGAGAGAAATATTTCAGCGCCATCCTGCGCCAGGATGCCGCGTTCTTCGACAACCTACCCGCAGGAGAGGTATCCTCGCGGATCACCGGAGAAATCGCCGTCATACAACAAGGCTCATCAGAGAAAGTCGGAATTGTGATAAACAGTATCGCATTCTTCATCACCGCATACATAGTAGCCTTCATCAAGGACCCCAAACTGGCCGGCATGCTGGTCTCCCTCACCCCAGCGTACCTGATCATGTCTATTGGCGGAGGATACTTCGTGCAGAAGTTTTTCGGACGCGCACTGGAGGGTATGGCGAAGGCCTCATCGGTCGCGCTGGAGGCATTCTCAAATACAATGGTTGTGCAAGCCTTTTCGGCAAACGCCCGGTTGGAGGAGAAATTTGTTGAAGTCTTGCATCCTGCATTGTCGGCCGGCGTCTGGAAATCGATCGCTGCTGCCACTCAGGCGGGTCTTTTATACTTCATTGCCTTTTCGGCCAATGGTCTGGCTTTCTGGCAAGGGTCGCGACAAATCGCAGACGCTGTAGAGTCTGGAGGCGACGGCATAACGGTGGGGAACACATTCACAGTTATTCTCATCCTTGTGGATG CGTCTTTGATTCTCAGTCAGGCTGCCCCGTTTTTGCAAAGCTTCGACGCCGCGGCCGTAGCCTTCGGCAAGCTGGAAGCCGACATCGATCACCCGACTACCATCGACGGTACCACTGAAGATACCGGTCGTGTGCTGCCAGAGGTTACGGGAAATGTGGAATTACGGAACGTCTCATTCAAGTTTCCGTCCCGACCGGACAAGCCCGTGCTCCAGGACCTCTCTTTGAGCTGCCCAGCCGGTCAACAGACAGCTATTGTCGGACTGTCAGGCAGTGGAAAGTCCACCGTCGCCGGGTTGATCACCCGATTCTACAATGTGGACGAGGGCGCGGTACTGTTAGATGGCCACGATGTCAAGGATCTCAATGTGAGATCTGTCCGTAGCCATATAAGTCTCGTACAACAGGAACCATGTCTCTTGGACCGGTCCATCCTTGAAAACATCGCGCTGGGCCTCATCAACTCTCCTAGACACGATCACCTGCATTCGATTCTGATGGGTAGTGTTCTCGCGGATGTCGCGGCAGCAGTGCGAGACGGGAAAGATCTAGTGTCGGCTTCTCTGGAGCATGGGGATGGCGCACGAGAAATTGTGGAATTAGTCCTGCACGCTGCCCTGTTGGCCGATGCGAATGGTTTCATTGAGCGTTTGAAAGAAGGCTTTGGAACACAAGTTGGGTCTAAGGGCAATCTCATCAGCGGTGGACAAAAGCAACGCATCTCCTTGGCGCGCGCTCTGGTGAAAGATCCGCGTATCCTGATCCTGGATGAAGCCACGGCATCCCTCGACTCGGCGACCGAGGCGCGTATCCAAGAGGCTCTAGATAACGTGGCGATCGGCCGGACTGTGATTACTATTGCCCATCGTCTGTCGACTATCAGGAATGCCGACAATATTATCGTTATGCGCCAAGGGAAGCTGGTGGAGCAAGGAACCCACCAGCAACTGCTAGAAGCCAACGGTGCCTATGCTGAGTTGGTCCGTCTCCAGAACCTCAACGTTCACGGCGGCCAAGATGACGAGGAGACGGAGGTGAGCTCGGCTCGTTCTGGTTCCTTGGTGCCAATCGTTAGTGAGAAGACCGGAGCTCTTGAGACTTCTGTGACCGATGCCATTGACGAAGAAAAGACTAAGCCTGCAAAGACTGCGGAGCCAGAGAGTGCGATCGAGGAAAAGCGAAGCTTTGGATCAACCGTAGGCTCCATGGGCTCCCTTTTCCGACCGTACACATTCGTGCTGATCCTGGCGATCGCTGGGGCTGTGATCATCGGCGGCACTTATTGCGGATCGTCGGTGATCTTCGGCAACGTCGTGGGCAAGCTTAGTGGCTGCGAGGAGCCTGACTCCATTCGTCATGCTGGAGAGCTGTTTGGACTTATGTTCTTTGTGCTGGCCATTGTCGAATTCCTTGCTAACTTCCTTAGCTGGTCGCTCTTTGGCTGGGTGGCTGAGCAAGTCATTTACAAAGTGCGCATACTATCGTTGCGGTCTATTCTCGAGCAGGATTTGGCATGGCACGAGTCAGCAAATCGGAACCCATCACTACTGCTGTCGTTCATTACAAAGGATAGCAGTGCCCTGGGTGGTCTAACAGGCTCTGTGGTCTGCACTATCCTTTCGGTTCTGGTTAGTCTCGTCGCGACTATTACTATGACACACATTATTGCTTGGAAGATTGCTCTAGTATGTCTATCCGTGATCCCACTGTTGCTGGGTGCCGGTTACATGCGAGTCACCACGCTGGCTAGTTTCGAGGAGCGACACCTAGAGGCCTTTGCAAACTCCGTGGGTATCACCGTTGAGGCCGTCAACTCAATCAAAACCATCATGTCGCTGTCCCTGGAACATGAAGTGCTTGGCACATACCGTCGATCACTCTCGGCCCCAATGCGCCAGATCACTCGACAAAGCGCTTGGGCGAATTTATGGCTTGCCGTCGGGTACGGACTGAGTAACTTTCTATATGCACTGGCGTACTGGTGGGGATCAAAGAGGATTATCGCGGGTGAATACACTCAAACGCAGTTCTTCATCGTGCAGCTAGCACTGCTCGTCAGCTCTCAACTGTGGGGACAGATGTTCGCCCTCGCACCCGATGTCTCACGCGCATTCCAGGCCACACGGAGACTATTGAATCTGCTCGACTTGGGGTCGACAAAGAAGCTATCTGCACCACTTCAGCTACTGAGGGATGTCGAAGCCACGGCACCTCCCCGCGAGAAGAGATCCTCTTCTGAGTCCCGTGACGGCATCAGTGTTGTATTCAAGCAAGTTCGCTTCTCGTACCCTGCACGGCCGGACACCCGAGTGCTACACGGTCTGGACTTGAGCGTTCAACCAGGACAGTTCGCCGCACTCGTAGGACCCAGCGGCGCAGGCAAGTCCACAATAATCTCACTCGTCGAGCGACTATACGGACCTGACTCAGGAACCATCGAAGTCGACGGCCACAACATCGCCTACAGCGACGGCTCATTCCGGGATGATATTGCCTATGTTCCTCAACAGAGTGTGCTGTTCGAGGGTACGATCCGATTCAATCTGACCCTAGGCGCCAGACCAGGCCAAACAGTCAGCCAGTCTGAACTAGAGGAGGCATGTAAACTGGCCAACATCCATGACACGATCATGCAGCTGCCAGATGGATATGATGCCTACTGTGGGCCAAGCGGCGACCGGCTTTCTGGAGGTCAGAAACAGCGATTGGCGATTGCGCGCGCGCTCATCCGCAAGCCTAagcttctgctgctggatGAGTCGACCAGTGCGCTTGATGCAGAGTCGGAGAGATTGCTGCAGGATGGGCTTGAGAAGGCCACGAAGCATATGACCGTTATTGCGATTGCACATCGACTGTATACTATCCGCAAGGCGGATgtgatcttcttgattgaGGATGGTCGGTGTGTTGACCGAGGAACTCATGCACAGCTGATCGAGCGCAGCGAGAGTTATCGTGTGAATGCTCTAAACCAGGCTGTGGATGGCTGA